The sequence GCTTTACATTAGCCCTCCGGTACTAGGTGCAGTTATTGGCTATTTTACTAACGACATAGCCATTAAAATGCTATTTCGTCCCTACCGAGCTATATACATCGGTAAGCGGCAGATCCCGTTTACACCCGGTTTGATTCCCGCTAACCAAGAGCGACTGGCGAAGCGGATTTCTGACACCATCATGGGGTCGCTGCTGACACCAGAAGAGTTGCAAAACCTGGCGCGAAAGCTGCTGGAAACTGAGCGCGTTCAAGCCGGAATTCTCTGGCTGCTAAGGCTGGGGCTGGATCAACTTCAAGCCGATAAGGAACAGAGAACTGCCAAGGTTTTAGCTGGGATTCTCCAGGATTTGGTGGGTGAATCTTTACCGCGCCTGCTTAAGGTTTTAGCGCGTCGTGACGATTTTCTGGAAGTTCAGATCAACCAAATTTTTGACCAGGTTTTGTTGGAGTTCCAGCTAACCGAACAGCAAGCCAGTCAGTTAGCAGATTGGCTGGTACAAGTGGTGCTACCCCCGGATGTTTTGCGGATGGCTTTGATTGATTTTCTTACCGATCGCAATATTCAGGTGATTGATGAAGGTTTTCGGGAGAAAAGCAGCGGCACTTATTGGGTGGTGGCAAATCTATTCGGTTTGAAAAATACTCTAACTCGCCTGCGTACTTATTGCTTGGATGAGAAAGAGGAAAGTAATGCTCGTTTAAAGGAATTAATCCAATCTTTAGCGATTAAAGAACGGCTGAAGCAATGGCTGCAAAACCTATCTTTACAGAATTTGCCTGTTTCGACGGTGCGGCAGTTGCGTAAGACGATGCGGGAAAGTATTCGCTCTTATATTCAAAATCGCGGCGCTGAATTGCTTCAGGGATTTAGCGGTTCTATCAACTGGGAAGAAACTGCTTCTTTAGTCCTGAAACGCCTGCGAAATTCGGCTGTTGTGAATACTTCGTTGGAAGTCATCAGCAAGGAAATGGCTTTGATTTTGGAACGCTATCTGGAGCAAGATTTAGAAAAAATTGTGCAGCAAGTAATTCCAATTTTGAATATCGATCAGGTGATTATTGAGCGGGTGAGGGCAACTTCGCCCAAGGATTTAGAGGCGGCAATAGAGGGAATTGTTAAAAGCGAGTTGCAAGCGATCGTTAATTTAGGAGGAATTTTAGGTTTTGTGGTGGGGTCGATCCAGCTGGTGATATTGCTGTTGCAGCAGTAATCTAAATTCATCATTTTCTACTCACCACAACCGATTTTGGATTTTGGATTTTAGATTTTGGATTTTGCAGTAATCTAAATTCATCATTTTCTACTCACCACAACCTCTGAATCGGATAAGCATCAAAGGCCGAATCAGCACTCAGGATTGGTATCTGTTCAACCATAGCCTGTGCAGTTATTAGCCGATCGAATGGATCTCAATGATGTAAAGGCAGTGTAGCAACAGCAGAAATATGTTCTAAATTGATATTTAACAAATTCAGCTTCTCAAAACTGAGTTGTTGCTCTATGAATACATCAAAAGGCAAACCAAAACTCAACTTACCCTGAGAATGCTTAATCGCCATTTCCCAAATACTAGCTATACTGAGCAGTTTCTCGTTATCCTCATCCTCAATTAGCGATCGTACTACGGTGCTGAGTTTTGGATTGCCCACAAAAAACCAAATAAAACTATGAGTGTCTAGTAGCAGCCTCATCACATATAATCCTTGAAATCTGCTATTGGCTCATCAAAATCATCAGATATTGTAATCAAATCTTTAGCACTACCAAACTGTAGTCGTTTCTTATCGGGCGACACTGGTATCAATTTTACCACAGGTCGCTCGTCTTTCGTAATCACAATTTCTTCGCCTTGAATCGCCGCTTCGATTAAGGAAGGCATATCTTTTAATGCCTCAGCCAAATTTATTTGCTGCATGGCTGTCACCTCTTTGTTAATCATTCATTCTAACATCAAAATCTGTCTCTCGATCCAACTTACGATCGGCATCAAACCCAGAAAATCTCCTACAGCATCCTCATTGCAGATAGTCCTCGAAATCTGCGATCGGCTCGTCAAAATCATCGGATATTGTCACCATCCCTTTAGCACTTCCTGCTTTACGACTCTGTTCAAATGGCGACAATGGAACTAATTTAACTACAGGTTTATTGTCTTTCGCAATCAAAATCTCTTCGCCTTTAATCGCCCCTTCAATTAAGGATTGCCAATCTTTAGATGCCTCAGTTAAACTTATTTCCAGCATGATTTATACATATTAACAACTAATTTCTGATTTGAGATTTAAAATCGTCAATTCCAAATATATTTGGAATTATAAAATTTTAAATTTGCCATCAAATATCCGTATCTTCCTTATATAATTCCTGCAAGTCCTGATGCTGAGTTTTCCGAGAAGTCCGGCGATATTTTTTAGCTTCTAATCTGGGTTCATATTTACTCTGCCCTTTGCCTTTACTTTTCAACTTCATGCTTGCATCGGCATCGGATTGTTCATTGAATTGCTCTTGATAAGAAATCGCTTCTTCTAACAAATCCAAATAATACTGATATCTTTCCCAATCTCCCCGCACGATACAATTGGGCTCATCCCGATGCGAGCAATCGCTAAACTGACAGCGAAGAGCTTCTAAGCGCTGTTGTATCTCTGGGAAATAAAGTGCTAACTCCTCCCCCCCACAATCCAAATCCGGCTGGTTGAAGCCTGGGGTATCGGCTAGCAAACCACCACTGGGTAATTCAAACAGTTCGACGTGCCGGGTGGTGTGACGCCCTCGGCTGAGTTTGCCGGAAACTTCTGCGACGCGCAAATTGACATTTGGAATGAAATAGTTTATAATACTAGACTTGCCAACACCAGAAAGCCCAGCCAGAACGCTAATTTTATTATTTAGCCTATCTCTCAATTCTTCTAATCCAATGCTACCCAGGACGCTGATAAATACGGGTTGGTAGCCCCAGGAAGTGAAGCGATCGCGCCATTCGGAAAGTTCCGCACCTGTCACCAAATCGCTTTTATTTAGGCATAAGCAGATATCTAAGTCTGTAGACTCTGCTTTAATCAGAAAGCGAGTCAGTTGGTATGGGTCTAAAGGAGGGTCTGCGAGGGCGAAAACCAGTAAAATTTGATTGGCATTGGCGATCGGCGGACGGTCTAGTTCGGTTTCGCGGGGTAGAACTTCTGCGATCGCACCTCTGCCTCCGGCCCAGTCCGGTTCTTCGATCGCAACGCGATCGCCCACCATCACTCCTACCCCGATTTTTTTCAGGCGCATCCGGCGGGTACAGAGCAATTCCAATGGTTTATCTACGTCAAGACACTTAATTTGATTAGTTTCTTGCGTATCTAATCGCACCCGATAGAAATTTGCCTGTACAGCCAGTACAGTTCCTAGCAACGGTGAAGTCGATTCTCTGGCATTCTGTTCTGCTCTTGCTGAACTCATGCTTAATCTAGAGGTCGCCGTACTAAAATGGCAAAAAAGCCATTTCGGTCTTCAACTTGTTCTAGCTGATAACCTTCCATCACTAAGCTATCCGGGACTTGCTCGATCGGCTCGCCCGGATCTAACCATACTTCCAACAAAGAGCCTTGAGACATTTGCTCCAGGCGGAGTTTGGTACGTACAAAATTAATAGGGCAAGGAGTGCCGCGCAGATCGAGCTGCGCGTCGGGAGTTAATAGGGCAGGATTACTCATCTTTCTTCCTCCTGGTCGACTCCCACCAAAACTGTACTCAGTTTGGCGGTGAGACGCGGGGTGCTACAACAGGGGGAACCCCCGCAACGCAACCGAAAAGGAAAAGGAGGGCAGGGTAAAAGTTGCATAACTATTTTTTTGGGTTGCGCAGGAAACCGTTGCGCCTCAAAAGTGGTTAAACTCCTTGGCATACCTGCTGGCATCACAGGATAGAAGCTACCGACATTGTTCTCTTATTGACCCGCCTCGGTGGGGCGTTTAGTTGGTGGGGATTGCTCCCCCTCGGATTTCTCCGGTAAAGTTAGCTTAGACAATCTTAGCGATCGGTACGCTTCTCAAAAGCACTGCCTCCCAAATGGCTGTTTAACTTAAGAGTTTTAGAGCTACAGACTAGCTACGCATCTGTAGGTAAGAACTTAAACACTTACCACTAACGTAGGTATTTCTACCTGAGTCTGGTAAACTAGGGCTTTTTAAAGCCTCCGCTATAATCGGTACTCCGAAACACGCGGTGGGTTGTTTACTTGTTGAATATATTTCCAAAAAATCCTTCTATACCGCCTTTACCAATGCGATCGCCCCTAATTTTAGCCAATTTTTCCAAAAGTTCCCGCTCCTCAGTCGTAATGCGATTGGGAATTTCAATGCTGATCGTAATCATATGATCGCCCCGACTCACCGGATTCCCCAGCTTGGGTACGCCCCGATTTTCCAACTTCAGAACTGTATTTGGCTGAGTTCCGGGAGGAATTATTAATTCCTCTGGCCCATCGACCGTATTTACCTCAATTCTACAGCCCAAAATTGCCTGCAAGTAGCTGATCTGGATTTGAGACAGAATATTGATCCCATCTCGCTGGAACTCTGCATCTTCATTAACAAACAAGTACACATACAGATCCCCAGACGGGCCACTCCGCTGACCGGCATCGCCTTCATTAGCTACTCTCAGGCGGGTGCCATCATCAACCCCCGCTGGAATAGTAATTTTAAGCTTCTTGGTGACCTGCTTTTGACCCTTGCCGTCACAGGATTCGCACTTATCTTCAATCATCTGTCCGGTGCCATTACAGTTCGGACAGACTGAAACCTGCGTAAAGCTACCAAAGGGAGTCCTCGTCACGCGACGGACTTGACCCGAACCGCTACAAGTTGAGCAGGTTCGAGGTCTAGTACCCGGTTTAGCGCCCGTTCCGCTGCATACTTCGCAGGTTTCCAGATGGCTGATGCGGATTTCCTTCTCGCCGCCAAAGACAGCTTCGCGGAATTCCAGCTTCAGATCGAGCCGCAGATCGTCCCCACGGGTGGGGCTTCCGGGCCTGCGCCCAGTCCGAGTGCCCTGTCCGCCAGCAAAACCGCTGAAGAAGCTTTCAAAAATGTCGGCGAAGCCACTCATATCGCCGAAGTCTTGATAGCCAGCAGCGCCAGCACTTGTTACGCCTGCTTCGCCAAAGCGATCGTAGCGTGTACGCATTTCAGGCTCTGAAAGCACTTCGTAGGCACGGTTAATTTCTTTAAAGCGCTCTTCAGCCCCTGGTTCTTTATTCACATCAGGGTGGTACTTCCGAGCTAGGCGACGGTAAGCTCGCTTGATTTCTTCTTTATCGGAGTTGCGAGAAACACCGAGAATTTCATAGTAGTCGGCCATAAAGAGCGCTTTGCAGAAGAATTTTAAATTAACAGAGATCTTGAGCCCAATTATTCAACGGCCTCGTAATCCGCACTGACCGTATTCTCGTCTTCAAAATTAAAATCGAAATCTTCGTCTCCTTCAGACCTAGTTTCTAGATCGTCCCTAGACTCTGGTGTTGAGGCCCGATAAGATTCGTCATACTCATCTTGATGCTGGTTAGCTTGCTTGTACACTTCCGCACCAATGACAAACAGCATTTGTTGGAAATCATCAATCTGTTGCCTCATCTCGTCTAGGCCGATCGTGGGGTCTGCTACTGCGGCTCGCAGTTCTACCGCCTTTTGTCGAGCCTGCGTTTTTAGTTCCTCACTGATAAATTGACTGTTTTCTTTGAGCGTCGTGTCATAACTATAAAATAGGCTATCTGCCTGATTTTTGACTTCGACGACTTGCTTGCGCTTGCGGTCTTCCTCTGCGTACACTTCAGCGTCCAGCCGCATCCGTTCCACTTCACCGGCGCTCAAGCCACCAGTATTGGTAATCCTGATGCTCTGCTCTCGACCCGTGCCTTTATCTTGAGCCGCAACTTTGAGAATACCATTGACATCTATCTCAAAAGTTACCTCAATTTGCGGCACGCCGCGAGGCGCTGGAGGAACGCCAGCGAGCAGGAATTTGCCAAGACTTTTGTTATCGCGAGCCATTGCCCGCTCACCTTGCAGGACGTGGATTTCTACCGATGTTTGTCCGTCTGTGGCCGTTGAAAACACTTGAGACTTGCTGGTAGGAATAGTCGTGTTGCGCTCGATAATTTTCGTGAATACCTCTCCCAAGGTTTCAATCCCCAGTGACAGCGGCGTCACATCCAGTAGCAGCAAGTCCTTAACTTCACCACCAAGTACGCCAGCTTGAATTGCCGCTCCCAGGGCCACAGCTTCATCGGGATTGACTGAGCGATCGGGCGTTTTCCCCCCAAAGAACTGACGCAGCGCATCTTGTACTGCTGGTGTCCGGGTAGAACCGCCCACCAGAATAATCCTGTCGATGTCATCCGGCGTCATATTGCAGTCTTTCAGAGCCTGCTTCATCGGTTCGATGGTACTTTCTACCAGATGACCTACCAGTTCTTCAAATTTTGCCCTGGAGAGCGACATTTCCAGATGCTTTGGCCCTGTCTCATCTGCTGTAATAAACGGCAAGTTAATTGAGGTGTTGGTCGTGCTGGAGAGTTCTATTTTGGCTTTTTCTGCGGCTTCCCGCAGGCGCTGGAGGGCCATTTTATCCGGTGATAGATCGATGCCCTCTGTTTTTTTAAAGTTCTCGATCATCCAGCGCACTAGGCAATTGTCAAAGTCATCGCCACCCAAGTGGTTGTTGCCAGAAGTAGCCCTGACTTCAAAAACGCCGTCACCCAGCTGCAAAATGGAAACGTCGAAAGTGCCGCCGCCAAGGTCAAACACCAGTACCCGGTTGTCTTCGTGCTGTTTGTCCAAGCCGTAGGAAAGAGCTGCTGCTGTGGGTTCGTTGATGATTCGCAGCACTTCCAGTCCTGCGATCGTACCGGCATCTTTGGTAGCCTGCCTTTGGGCATCTGTGAAGTAGGCAGGCACCGTAATCACGGCTTGATCGACGGGTTCCCCCAAGAAGTTTTCCGCATCCTGCTTGAGTTTTTGCAGGATCATGGCTGAGATTTCTTGAGGGGTATAATTTTTCCCCCGAACTTTGACATCGACGGTATCGTCTTTGCCTCTGACGCCGGTGTAGGGAACTTGCGATCGCTCCATTTCCGTGTCCTCCCAGCGTCGGCCTATAAAGCGTTTGATGCTGTAAATTGTATTTTCAGCATTCATTACTGCTTGCCGCTTCGCCAGCTGACCGACCAAGCGTTCGTCCGCTTTGCCAAATCCCACTATGCTGGGCGTCGTTCGCCCTCCTTCCGAGTTGGGGATCACCACGGGTTGCCCGCCTTCTAGAAAGGCGACACAACTATTCGTGGTGCCCAGGTCGATGCCAATGACTTTTCCCATAGATCGCGGCAGTGTGGTGGATGCTTTTGTTGATGGTTTTTGAATTTTGGATTTTCTCTAAAATCTCAAATCGTCAGTACCAATCAACTTTCCGATGAGGTCGGCTGACTTTCCTCTGAGGTTACCACGGGTTCAGGAGCAGCAGCAACTTTAACCATAGCGTGACGCAGGACTCGCTCTCCCAGGTAATAACCGGGCATCAACTCCTCAGTCACGGTTCCTTCTGGATATTCATCTGTTTGTTCTGTTCCCACAGCTTCGTGAAGGTTGGGGTCAAACTCTTTCCCCTTCGGACGCATCGGAGATACCCCAAGGCGTTTCAGGCTGCTTACCAATAGTTTGTAAACGCTCTGATAGCTCTTGTGAATGTTTTTCTCCTGTTCGGTTTGAGTCTTAATCTGCGACTGCGCCCGTTCAAAATTATCGACCACTGCCAGTAATTCAGTAATTGTGGCGCATTTTATCTGCAGTTCCAACTCTTCCTTTTCTTTCTGCGTCCGCTTGCGGAAGTTTTCAAAGTCAGCCGCAATCCGCATATATTGGTTTGTGCGATCGTCCAGCTGAGCTTTCTGTGTTTCAACTTCCTGCTCCAGCGCCGCTATTTCAGCTTCCATTTCCTCCCGAACAGAAGTATCCGCCTCCGCTTCTACATCTGCTTGGGAATTTTCGTCAACACCGGCTTCCTCAGAAAAGAAACCGGATTCTGCCTGGAAGTCCATCTCGGCTGTATCCCTGGCGATTTCCTCAGGAGCGTCCTGAGTTAGGTTTTCAGTTTTACCTGTCTGCTTAACTTCGTCAATCATCTTATATTTATCCCGGTTAAGAGACTGCTAGCGAGAGCGACCCAGTTTGTGTAATTTTTGCGCTAGCTCCCCCTTTTACTTTACTTTATCTGTGTGAGGCGCTGGATAGCCTGTACAAATATTTGTTTGCCCAATTCGGCACCGCTTTTTAACCGCTGACCGATAGTTAAGATAGCTTGCGCCATCCTCCTAAAGGGAGCGTAAGCCTATGGATTCCTTGATTCCCTAAGCTTAAATTTTACGCTAAATAGCCTTGAAAGTGATGGTCATCTCATATTTTTGCTAGATTCTCCCCGCCTGCAATTGGGCCCAAGCCAGTGCAGCCAGAGCGGTAACGTTCAGAAACGTTACCGCTCTGGCTAAAATCGTAGTAGCAACTTAGTAGTTATCAGAGCGATACAATGCCACGCAAAAACGGTGTTTGGATTAACTTTCAAGCAACTGGGGAAGAGAAGCAAAGACTTCGATACTACTGCCAGCAAACCCAACGCTCTCAAAGCGACGTTCTGCGAGAATTCATCCGTTCTCTTCCACAAACCGAAATCCAGCCCAGAAAATAAACCAGAAGATTGGCAGAGTTCACCAACAAATTAACGACGCAATCGCTTGCGGTGTGGTGAGGGTGGATGCCAATTCTGTAAAAGCTATCATCAGAAAATTGGGTTGGAAACCCCGTGCTTCTAGCACGGCTTTGCATTTTGTGGGGTAAGATTACAATTAAGTTAGCCACAAAGACCTTAAAGGTGGGTGAGACACCCAGTGGTGGGACATCTAGTTAAAAGACGACAGTCCGAAATGGTCTGTTTGGTGCAATGCACTCTAGACTCAGCCCTCACGAGCAAGGACTTTAAGCGAGTGAAGCAAGCATATTAAAAGTAGCCTCAATGCCAGAAATGGCGGAGAGAGTAGCCGCGATTGGCACCGCGCATTGCATGACACTGGAATTCGAGTAACTACGATTCTGGAAGTTGTGGTACGAGCAATGTCCAACAATGGATATCTCCTTTTAAAGAATCCTCGTCGCGTCTTCGCGAGGAGTGTCAACTAGAATACAAAGTAAAAAATTTCTCGGATTCCGCAGAGCGGGCGGGTTGCCCGCTCGAATTTTTGTAGAGCCTGCTGCCCAGGACGGGTACTAAACAAAAAAAGTCTGCTCACCCCCATTCAGCGCCAGATATTTTTATCTGTGCAATTTTGCCAAAGATTTTTGGGAATACTTTATAAGGAGAGCTTCACCGATCGGATATGACTAACTCCTCATCATCCCCGCGACGCAGCACCAGCCTGATTGCCCTAAATTTCTCACCCTTCGGCAACAAGCTAATTCAGTCTGGCTATATTAATCCAGACGATATGAAAAAGGCGATGATTGAAAGTCGCCAGTCAGGCAGACCGCTGACAGAAGTACTAGAGTCGATCACAGGACGACAGCTGCCAGCAGATTTACTGCGCCAGTACAAAAAACAACAGCTATTTGAACTAAAAATCCTTTTCGGCGTTGAATGCCTCGATCCGGAAATTACTCAAGTTCAGGCCAATCATCTCGGCGAACTGATTGACACCCTGATTCCCATTGATATCTGTCGTCGCTATCGTTTAGTACCCCTATCCAAGCACGAAACGACTCCGCCTAGTGTTTTGGTGGCGATGGTCAATCCCGACGACCTAGAAGCACTCGACGATCTTAACCGTATCCTGCGGCCTCAAGGTCTTGGGTTACAGCGTATGGTGATTACGCGCGAAGACTACGAGCAGCTAATCACTCAGTACTTGGACGAACAGGCTCAAAAGCTAGCCAAACGTGCTGCTGAAGACCGCGACAAAAAACTCAATCTCGACGATGGGGAATTCGAGAACGCCGATATTGATGATGCGCCTCTAGATGAGGATATGGACTTGGATGCGGCTTTGGGGGAAGCCGAGTCAGCTCCGGTTGTCAAAACGGTCAACAAAATCTTGGCAAAAGCTTTGACCGAGGGGGTTTCGGACATCCATGTGGAACCTCAAGAAGAATTTCTGCGGATTCGGATGCGTAAAGATGGGGTTCTGCAAGAACCTTTTCCACCCCTGCCTAAAAAAGTCATCCCAGCGATTACCTCTCGTTTCAAAATTATTGCCAATATGGACGTGGCGGAACGCCGTCAAGCTCAAGATGGTCGGATTCGCCGGGTCTTTCAGGGACGCACGGTGGACTTCCGGGTCAACTGTCTGCCTTCCCGCTATGGCGAGAAGATCGTATTGCGGATTTTGGATAACTCGTCCACCCAGCTGGGTTTGGATAAATTAATTAGCGATCCAGATGCGCTAGCAATGGTTAGAGAAATGGCTAGCCGTCCGTTCGGACTGATTTTGGTGACAGGGCCAACGGGTTCTGGTAAGTCAACCACCTTGTACTCAATTTTGGCAGAACGCAACGATCCTGGGGTGAATATCAGTACGGCTGAAGACCCTATTGAGTACGCATTGGGCGGCATTACTCAGTGTCAGGTGATTCGGGAAAAAGGTCTGGACTTTTCCAATCTGCTGCGGGCGTTCTTGCGGCAAGATCCGGATGTGATTCTGGTGGGTGAAACGCGAGATAAAGAAACGGCAAAAACGGCGATTGAAGCGGCGTTAACGGGTCACTTGGTGTTGACCACGCTGCACACCAACGACGCTGCTGGTGCGATCGCGCGGTTAGATGAAATGGGCGTTGAACCCTTCATGGTGTCCGGTGCCTTGCTAGGTGTCTGCGCTCAACGCTTGATGCGGCGCGTTTGTTCGGAATGCCGCATTAACTACACCCCAACCCCGGAAGAACTCGCCAAATTTGGTCTGTCCGCTGCCCGCGAACTGGAAGTCAGTTTCTACAAAGCCAATACTTTAACAGCAGACCAAAGAAAGGCCGCAATTGAAGCTGACACGATATGTCCTAAATGCAATGGGGGGGGCTACAAAGGCCGTTGCGGTGTTTATGAAGTTCTGAAGGTAACAGAACGACTGCAAAACTTAATCAGCCAAGGCGCTCCCACCGAGCGGATTAAAGAAGCAGCGGTGGAAGAAGGGATGGTGACATTGCTAGCTTATAGCTTAAACCTCGTGCGCCTGGGTGCTACCACCTTTGAAGAAGTTGAGCGGGTAACTTTTACCGACAAGGGTCTAGAAGCAGAATTGAAAGCAAAACGCAAGAGTTCTCTGACTTGTCGCGTTTGCAGTGCCGAAGCGCAACCAGAATGGCTGGAGTGTCCCTACTGTCTGACACCCCGCTTTGTTGATGAGTAATAGTCACGCTTGTCATTTGTGGAGAATCTGTGGCGAATGACTAATGACCGATGACCGCTAACAACTAACACACTGACAAATACGTTAAAGGAGACAGCTCGATGGATATGATGATTGAAGACGTAATGGAGTCCCTGATCGAGCAAGGCGGCTCAGATATGCACATCCAAGCAGGATCGCCTATCTTTTTCCGGATCAGTGGGAAACTCACACCTCAGACCCAATTCGGCGAAGTTCTGAATTCGGACGACTGTCAGCGACTGATATTCAGTATGTTGAATAACGGTCAGCGCAAAGACTTGGAGCAAAACTGGGAGTTAGACTGTGCCTATGGAGTTAAGGGATTAGCTCGTTTCCGCGTCAACGTTTACCGCGAACGCGGTTGCTGGGCTTCTTGCTTGCGAGCGTTGTCTTCTAAAATTCCCGATGCCGATAAGCTGGGAACGCCAATGATACTGCGGGAACTGACAGAACGGCCTAGGGGAATGTTGTTAGTGACGGGTCAAACTGGTTCTGGAAAAACCACCACAATGGCGGCTCTGATCGATTTGATCAACCGGACGCGGGGCGAACACATTCTCACAGTGGAAGATCCGATCGAATATGTTTTCCCTAATATCAAAAGCCTGATTCACCAACGGCAAAAAGGCGAAGACACCAAGAGCTTTGCCAACGCCCTCAAAGGGGCACTGCGTCAAGACCCTGACGTTATCCTGGTAGGGGAAATGCGCGACCTGGAGACGATCGGACTGGCAATTTCAGCAGCAGAAACAGGCCACATGGTTTTTGGTACGCTGCACACCAACTCAGCGTCGGCGACAATAGACCGGATGCTAGACGTATTCCCCCCGATTCAACAACCCCAAGTTCGATCGCAGCTGTCTAACTCTTTGGTAGCAGTTTGCTCTCAAAACTTGGTGCCCAAAATTGGCGGCGGTCGGGTTTGCGTTCAGGAAATTATGGTGGTGACTGCAGGTATTTCTAACCTGATCCGAGAAGGAAAAACTTCTCAAATTTACTCGGCTATCCAAACAGGCGGTAAATTGGGTATGCTGACAATGGAAATGGCACTTGCGGCGGCATATAAAGAGGGCAAGATTTCTTACGATTCAGCCATGTCAAAATCTTCTAAACCTGATGAATTGCAACGCCTGATTGGACCGGCAGCAATTGGAGGCCCGGGGCAAAAAGTAGCAGCGCACTAGGCAACACAATGCAGGCAGTAAAAAAAAATGCCTGCATTCTTTCTAGCCTAATTACTATAAAACCTCCTCTACGACAATCGTTCTTGCCTGCACTCTTAGGACTTACGCTTTTCTCCCCCCTAGCCCCCCAAATCTGGGGGGAATGAGGAGGGAGGCCCCCAGATTTGGGGGCAAGGGGCAAGGGGCAAAGGGGGGCAAAACTTGGTTAGTTAGTAAGTCCTGACTCTATCACTCAGTTACAACGACTAATACCAACCAGCACGGTTATAAATCGTAATTCTTAGGATTTATGGTTAGTGGTTCATATCAATGAACCACTAACCACAAACAACAAACAAAATTACGCAACACGGCTGCAACTTGGTATAAAAAAACAGCTTTTAATCTTTGGTATGAATTATGCCTACTTACGTTGCCACAGTTCGGGATTCTAAAAAAACTGAGAAGGTCGAAGCAAACTCCTTGGCTGAAGCTAGGGAGAAGCTGATGAAGAAAGGTCTTGCATTTCAAGACCTTAAGGAATCTAAAGGCTTTGAAATGCCTGATTTTGCGAGTATGTTTGCCAAGATCACGGTCAAGGAA comes from Argonema galeatum A003/A1 and encodes:
- a CDS encoding DUF445 domain-containing protein encodes the protein MNLSNIWLYISPPVLGAVIGYFTNDIAIKMLFRPYRAIYIGKRQIPFTPGLIPANQERLAKRISDTIMGSLLTPEELQNLARKLLETERVQAGILWLLRLGLDQLQADKEQRTAKVLAGILQDLVGESLPRLLKVLARRDDFLEVQINQIFDQVLLEFQLTEQQASQLADWLVQVVLPPDVLRMALIDFLTDRNIQVIDEGFREKSSGTYWVVANLFGLKNTLTRLRTYCLDEKEESNARLKELIQSLAIKERLKQWLQNLSLQNLPVSTVRQLRKTMRESIRSYIQNRGAELLQGFSGSINWEETASLVLKRLRNSAVVNTSLEVISKEMALILERYLEQDLEKIVQQVIPILNIDQVIIERVRATSPKDLEAAIEGIVKSELQAIVNLGGILGFVVGSIQLVILLLQQ
- a CDS encoding type II toxin-antitoxin system VapC family toxin; translation: MRLLLDTHSFIWFFVGNPKLSTVVRSLIEDEDNEKLLSIASIWEMAIKHSQGKLSFGLPFDVFIEQQLSFEKLNLLNINLEHISAVATLPLHH
- a CDS encoding type II toxin-antitoxin system Phd/YefM family antitoxin, coding for MINKEVTAMQQINLAEALKDMPSLIEAAIQGEEIVITKDERPVVKLIPVSPDKKRLQFGSAKDLITISDDFDEPIADFKDYM
- a CDS encoding type II toxin-antitoxin system Phd/YefM family antitoxin; translated protein: MLEISLTEASKDWQSLIEGAIKGEEILIAKDNKPVVKLVPLSPFEQSRKAGSAKGMVTISDDFDEPIADFEDYLQ
- the rsgA gene encoding small ribosomal subunit biogenesis GTPase RsgA, translating into MSSARAEQNARESTSPLLGTVLAVQANFYRVRLDTQETNQIKCLDVDKPLELLCTRRMRLKKIGVGVMVGDRVAIEEPDWAGGRGAIAEVLPRETELDRPPIANANQILLVFALADPPLDPYQLTRFLIKAESTDLDICLCLNKSDLVTGAELSEWRDRFTSWGYQPVFISVLGSIGLEELRDRLNNKISVLAGLSGVGKSSIINYFIPNVNLRVAEVSGKLSRGRHTTRHVELFELPSGGLLADTPGFNQPDLDCGGEELALYFPEIQQRLEALRCQFSDCSHRDEPNCIVRGDWERYQYYLDLLEEAISYQEQFNEQSDADASMKLKSKGKGQSKYEPRLEAKKYRRTSRKTQHQDLQELYKEDTDI
- a CDS encoding sulfurtransferase TusA family protein, producing the protein MSNPALLTPDAQLDLRGTPCPINFVRTKLRLEQMSQGSLLEVWLDPGEPIEQVPDSLVMEGYQLEQVEDRNGFFAILVRRPLD
- the dnaJ gene encoding molecular chaperone DnaJ; this translates as MADYYEILGVSRNSDKEEIKRAYRRLARKYHPDVNKEPGAEERFKEINRAYEVLSEPEMRTRYDRFGEAGVTSAGAAGYQDFGDMSGFADIFESFFSGFAGGQGTRTGRRPGSPTRGDDLRLDLKLEFREAVFGGEKEIRISHLETCEVCSGTGAKPGTRPRTCSTCSGSGQVRRVTRTPFGSFTQVSVCPNCNGTGQMIEDKCESCDGKGQKQVTKKLKITIPAGVDDGTRLRVANEGDAGQRSGPSGDLYVYLFVNEDAEFQRDGINILSQIQISYLQAILGCRIEVNTVDGPEELIIPPGTQPNTVLKLENRGVPKLGNPVSRGDHMITISIEIPNRITTEERELLEKLAKIRGDRIGKGGIEGFFGNIFNK
- the dnaK gene encoding molecular chaperone DnaK; the protein is MGKVIGIDLGTTNSCVAFLEGGQPVVIPNSEGGRTTPSIVGFGKADERLVGQLAKRQAVMNAENTIYSIKRFIGRRWEDTEMERSQVPYTGVRGKDDTVDVKVRGKNYTPQEISAMILQKLKQDAENFLGEPVDQAVITVPAYFTDAQRQATKDAGTIAGLEVLRIINEPTAAALSYGLDKQHEDNRVLVFDLGGGTFDVSILQLGDGVFEVRATSGNNHLGGDDFDNCLVRWMIENFKKTEGIDLSPDKMALQRLREAAEKAKIELSSTTNTSINLPFITADETGPKHLEMSLSRAKFEELVGHLVESTIEPMKQALKDCNMTPDDIDRIILVGGSTRTPAVQDALRQFFGGKTPDRSVNPDEAVALGAAIQAGVLGGEVKDLLLLDVTPLSLGIETLGEVFTKIIERNTTIPTSKSQVFSTATDGQTSVEIHVLQGERAMARDNKSLGKFLLAGVPPAPRGVPQIEVTFEIDVNGILKVAAQDKGTGREQSIRITNTGGLSAGEVERMRLDAEVYAEEDRKRKQVVEVKNQADSLFYSYDTTLKENSQFISEELKTQARQKAVELRAAVADPTIGLDEMRQQIDDFQQMLFVIGAEVYKQANQHQDEYDESYRASTPESRDDLETRSEGDEDFDFNFEDENTVSADYEAVE